CGATTTGTGGGAAGCCATGCACGAGATCCCGAGTCTCGTGCTGCGGTGGCGTCCCGATGCCGAACAGGAATTGATCCGGTATCTCGATGAGTACGACCGCAAGTGGCCGAGCCCGCGGTTCCGGGAGATGTACCAGCGCCACTTGGAACACGGGCATCCCGCCTGAAGCGCGTCGATCCCGGTCCACGGGCTACAACCTCACAGTGCCCGTATGAACCCCGAAGACCTCGACCGCTTCTTCACGCAATCGCTCGCCGACCGCAAGCTCTCCGGCGGCGAGAAATCCGCGCTCACGGACTGGCTCGCGAAGAACGTGAAGACCGACCAGCACCGCGGACTGGTGCGGCGCGCCGCGTTCGACGTCGTGCGCCGGGCGATCGCGGACCCCGCGTCCGCCGAACTGGTGGAGTGGCTCGAAGACGTGATGAAGGTACTCGCGCCGCTCGCCCCGACCGCTCAAGCGTCTGGTGTGCCCGCGGCCGGGCAAGACGAAGCGTTCTTCGCGCCGGGCGAACAGTGCCTCCAGCAAATCCTTCACCGCTTCAGTCAGTGCCGCCGGACCGCAGACGTGTGCGTGTTCACGATCACGGACGACCGCATTTCGCGCGCGATCCTCGACGCGCACCGGCGCAAGGTGGCCGTGCGGGTCATCACGGACAACGAGAAACAGCACGACGCCGGCTCGGATATTCAGAAGTTCCGCGAAGCCGGTATCGCCGTGAAGACCGATGACATGCACGGGCACGCGGATACCGGGCTCAATGGGCACATGCACCACAAGTTCGCGATCTTCGACGGCACGCGGCTCCTGAACGGCAGCTACAACTGGACCCGCGGCGCGGCCGACCTGAACTTCGAGAACATCGTTGATACTGCCGACGCGAGTCTGATTGCCGCGTTCACCGCCGAATTCGCTCGGTTGTGGAGCCGGTTCTAACCGGGTACACTCGGTCCCACCTCAAGCATTCGGTTGTGGAGCCGGTTCTAACCGGGTACACTCGGTCCCACCTCAAGCATCCCGCCACGCGCACACGTCCGGAGCCGCGATGACGCGCCTGTATTCGTTCCTCACGGCCGCGCTAGTGGTCGGTGTCGCTCTCGTTCCGTCTCAGACACTCGCTCCCGCGGCGCAACCGGCAAAGGAACCCGCGGGCGAGTACGTGAATAAGGGGAACCGCCCGGACAGCGTGCGCGCCACGCTCGCGGCGCACAAGTTGCCAACGCTCGAAGGCAAGTGGTACTCCGCGGGACCGTTCGACAACACCAACAAGACCGGGTTCGACTTCGCGTTCCCACCCGAGAAGAAGGTCGATCTGAAGGCGACCTACGTGGGCAAGTCCGACGCGAAAGTAACCTGGAAGGAGTACGATACGTTCCGGCTGGGCAAGGTCATCAACCTTCAGAAACTGTTTCCGGACGTGACGACGGACGCGGTGGTGTATCTCTACCACACGTTCGAGTCACCCAAGGCGTTCAAGCTCCCCATCTCGCTCGGGAGCGACGACACCATCAGCGTGTTCGTGAACGGCAAGCGCGTGCTGCACGAGGCGCACTTCCGCGGAGCCGCGCCGGACCAGGACTTGGCAGTGGCCGAGATCAAGGCCGGGACCAACGAACTGCTCATCAAGGTGTGCCAGGAGGCGGGCGGGTGGGCCGTGTACGTGAACCCGGAACTGCCCGA
This region of Gemmata massiliana genomic DNA includes:
- a CDS encoding phospholipase D-like domain-containing protein; the encoded protein is MNPEDLDRFFTQSLADRKLSGGEKSALTDWLAKNVKTDQHRGLVRRAAFDVVRRAIADPASAELVEWLEDVMKVLAPLAPTAQASGVPAAGQDEAFFAPGEQCLQQILHRFSQCRRTADVCVFTITDDRISRAILDAHRRKVAVRVITDNEKQHDAGSDIQKFREAGIAVKTDDMHGHADTGLNGHMHHKFAIFDGTRLLNGSYNWTRGAADLNFENIVDTADASLIAAFTAEFARLWSRF